A window of Quercus robur chromosome 12, dhQueRobu3.1, whole genome shotgun sequence genomic DNA:
TTGTTTGAAGAACCATGTCTAAGGGATGCTTGCTATCAACTGAAGAATAGAGGTGTAGAGAGGCCCACAACACGAGTGCTTCATGGTTAATTCAACATGAATCTCTGTATAGTAATTGAAGTACTTAAACGAGGGATCTAGAGATCCCTCAAGAGTACTGGCTCTGTTTGTATATACGTGTTGGTGATAATGACCTCTTAGGCACTTATTAAGGGAGTCAAAAACCTTGTAGATTTTTGACCAATAAGCCATGGCTTAATTGGTACTTCCTCCTCCTCTCATAATAATGGGTTGGTGGCCAAGGTtttgggttcaagacccattgaGTGCATGTAATTtaccaatccaaaaaaaaaacttggagaTGCTATGCCCATTGCTTTGCATACTATTCTTTTGAGGGTTACCCTGCTACCTTAGTAGTTACAACTGTCAGTGTGTTGAGGTTATTGTTTTGTATCTGGATCATCTTTGTTCAGAGGAAAAATGAAGCTGCCCTATGGAAATAATTGCCGAATACTCAAACCTAGTGGGTGGTCTTGGGAGTACAATGATTAAGGACATCGTATAGTGATGAAGTAGTGATTTGTTGTGCTACAAGTAATTGATTTTCCATCCAAAGGGTCCACTTCTACACTCCTGAATATATAAGGAATTGTGTATTAATGATCCTGTACAGCTGTTAGGCAATCAACTGGTTTGACTCAGTTTGGTAGCACCTCGAGCGTGTGCAGGTAGTCCTTCCTCCTAGCTTGTCTGCTTTGTATTTGAGTATGGTTGacagagtttgaatgtttggtATAAAGTAGTGACATTGTAGTGGAAATTTCCAATTTGtatatttctttccttttttttttctttttttcttttttctattattgtGGCCTTAATTTTGGTGGAAGTTGAAGCCTTCTGCTATGGCATTAAATAGGATTTGTTGCTTTATTTAGGCTTTGCTTTCTTATGTGAATTTTTAGTTGGAAAGTGAGAGAGGGGAGGAGAGATGCTCTTTCTGTCATGCCTTTTGATATTAAAGAGTAATAGGAATGTACCTTTTCAcctgaaagaaaacaaataacaatTAGGACAAATTTTATCTCCAAACAAGTTTGGAGAAAAATACCTCAAACCTATTATATGGAGACTCGAACAACcatccacttatttaattaatttaatgaatcatgTGATTAATACACATGGATGGTTTTATGAATCGCCACATAATGAGTTTGAGGAAAATTTTGTCTTAAAGAACTACATTCTCTCTAATTTTTGTGTTTACATTACGTCaaagaacaaaggaaagaaTTCAAGATTCACATGTTATAGGTTGGTAGAGAGAATTGTATAAATAGCTACTGTACATTATAACGTATCATATTGTCCTTTGAGAGGTGGAAGAATATATTAATTTCTAGTATTGTTTAGATAACTGATTAGCTGAGCTGTTTAGATTGTAAACCAGTTGTTTTGGCAGTGTCTGCCAGTGGTATTGGGGCCTACTTTTGCATATAAACTTTGGTAATACCTTGTCTTGTTCTAATATTCTCTGCTAACATTTTTCAATTGATGTTCATTCTAATAAGAAAGTTGTCTTTAGCTAGAAATTTCATCTTGTCATGCATCCTTCTGGAGCTTAAAGTCAAAGGTTGATTTTCAAAAGGGTGAAATGAGAATATGATTCTGTAGAATTAGCAAACAGCTGTACCAATTCTCTTCAAAGTCTTAGCATTCTTGTTTCATTTAAGTAAATACTAGGAATCACATACCATAAACTTTATATCATTTCAGTTTTATTATTGGTGCATTTTTTCTATTGGGAACAAAGCATAATTTGCCATTCCCGTATCTTTCTTTTGATGCAACCACATCCTTTTATGCAATGTTGTGCTCTGTTTCTAGTAAGACATtaacatataaaattttcttatatatacaaCTATATATGCTTATAGAAAACCAGAATAATCACTAttatttcttttgtcttttgttttttttcttttttttttttttttctcgcaaGATTTGGACAACTAAGCCTTAAGCCACTGATTACAATCACCAAGCCAAGTCTGGGTGGTGAATACTCATTCATAATCATAAGCTAAGAAAAGGACATCTAGAAACTCATTTATCATCTGTATGCTTCACGATCACCACAGGACACTTCACATGCTTAGCACAGTAGTCACTCACACTCCCAAGAAGAGCCctgctaatataaaaagagaagtcaTTTCTTTGATCCTAATAGACAAAGAACccaaaataataagaataaggTAGAGTTCTGAGGTAATTGAAAATGATCATCATCACTCAAACAATACCATAAACTTAATGTGTATTTTGGTACCTTTTAAAAAAGCCATATCCATGGCTTCCCATTACTAGGGTGTCAGCCCCAAGTTTGTTCACAATACTACATATCACATCCTTGGCTTCTCCACTTCCAGTTATTTTCTCCACGTTTATCTGCACAGAGTCCATCAATAACTGATCAATACTAGGAACactttttcacaatatttttcataacttgATAAGGTGGTAAGTTGTCATTGaaacaatatcattttcatACAACCCCAACACTAAACAACTTTTATTAGAAACCAATCACAAGAATTTATTTAAGTAGTTATGAAATTGTTTATGTCCCTGTACTTTTTGAACTAAAAAGGCTGGTGTATCAAATAAGAGAGGATTACATTGGTGCCATTGCTCCTGATGACAGATTCTGCTCTTGTCATCACTGAATTCACCAGGTCACTGCCATATTTTTCCAAGGCTGAAATAATATCACTTGAAAACACATACCCTGTAAAATCAAGTAATCTTTCTCTATTAATATGGATGCACTAAAAATTGGCCACAGAAATTACTTCTTGCAGACTAATTTTGTTGTTTCATTTCAGTTCAAATCGAGATTAAACTAAAACCATATAGTGACTTTATATTCAGTAATCAAGACTATAAAAACTTCTCTAAAGTAAGAAACAATTGCAAACCTGCAGCATCAAAGGAGGTGTATACAGGAGGTGGTGGTTTCACATAGAGAAGCACAAGGGTGTTCCTGCTATTATGAGAAACAAGGTTGCTGAGACACCATGACAAGGCATGCATGCTCTCCTTGCTCTCATCCACTGCCACCACAATCTTGCTCTCTGTGTTCTTCATATATGTTCCTTCCATTCTCTAtgaccttaaaaaaataaaaagagtgtTTAGCCTCAAGTCTCTAATATATATGGCTCTTAGTAATTTCCCAGCCTTAAAATGTTGATAACAAAGAGAAAAGGAATCAACATTTATAGCTGTCAGTTGTTGTGGGCTTTGTTAGTCAATGTCTTCCTGTTTTCAAGTTCTGTGGgaattttagattaatttacataaaatttacaatattaTTTGTCATGGGTTCGAAACTAAAAAGGCTGTCTGTTAGTCAAacattaatgaaaatataacaAAACAAGTGGAAAAACCTTTTTGGTTAGGATGAACATTACTAAACCAAAACCAATAGTCGTACCATGCTTTTTTTCTGGTACATCTAAAGGTCAACATCTTGCTGAGCAAAGCTTAGCCACAACCAAATATCTAACTAGCCAAGtggagccttttttttttttttttgagagaaagccAAGTGGAGCTAAGCATACCATATATGTTGCATTCATAAGCTGATCCAATAATCCACTAGCAGGTGACAGGTGTCACATTCTTCATGAATGATTTTATACTGTCTTATTCCTTGAGAGAGTAAGTACCAAGTTTCCCTGATAGATTCCAGAATTTGGGCTAGCCGTTTACCCGTTTGGATAAtgggctttttttcttttcctttctttttttcttttttgaggaaGGATAATGGGCTAATGAATAATGATACAACTAGATTCATTAAATTCACACACATAATTCAAGACCAAGACCCCTCAAATTGAACCATAGAAAGcgtcatttttgttttttttggacGATCAATTACTACGCCTAATAGGTTCTATCACAAATATCTCCTAATAAAATGAGTATaaattgatggaaaaaaaaaaaaaggaatttcatCACAAATATCTCCAAATAAGATGATTATAAATTAAGGAAagttttcttgaagaaaaactcatcaaattcctccttttttttttttttctttttttcttttttttactgaatgtgaattttgaaaatctaatcgttgaattgcgtgttcttattatattattcattcttgcaaaatttaaaaaaaatcaaagatcaatagcaatgttatcaataaaaaattaaaatttcaaatttttgtaatttaaaattgtacataaaaaataagtttattgatcgaataatAGATAACATCTTATTTTAGCGAAATTTGACATGCGTGTTGAGAACATAAAAAACGTGCAATCCAACcctttgattttcaaaattcacaacaaataaaaaaatatatgatgagTTTAAAAGGTTTCTTTCTatactagtttggagagaaaccttgTAAAGAAATTAATgggaaaattttggaatttcatATTTACCTTTTGATGAAGGTCAAACCAAATGAAACTATTGGGCTGCTTGGTTCATTGTACAAAGCAGGAAATGGTCATTTTAAACACCCGAAAAAtgcaaataattgaaataaaacactGGATAGTCCAAATTGGTTTCTGTCTTTGATATTACTTGTGCAACTTGAAATGAAAGGTGGTGTCATTTTCTATAGGGTATTAGCTGCAAAGGAGGACCTCATTTCCTGATCCATTAGCGAGTGGTTTCAAAACCACGCTAATCCCTATAGCCTAAAACTATATTCTTAAATTTCCTTGCATGGAAAAGAATATTTTTGCTTAAGAGGTAAGGAAGGAACAGAAgagttttttttcttatttagatAATGACTGCTCGTTTAGAAGGCTACTCCTACTGCAGTGTGACAGCTTCAGCTGCTTGGGCTTGGCCCTCCTCTTGTTGGCAACGAATGAACTTGACACTTTGCCATCTAGAATGACAAATCAAAGACCAAACTAGCCATGACTAGTGACACTAATCCTTAGTGTAAAACGAGAAATAAACTTGACTACTTAATTCGGGTTCTTCTAATCCaagtaagatttttttattttggcattcAATTCCCTAAATATGAACctaaacacaaaaattttaaggtaaataCAGAAATTATCCTTAAAGTTTGGACTAAGGCCAAGTACTaccaaaattgtaaaaatatccTATTTTCTCCCTAATCACAATTAgctctttttttgtgtggataattCGACAGTTTTGAGATGGAGTATTTGAACCctagatattattattaaaaacattaGGAGGTGTAAGTTGAACTATAAGGCCTCTATTTGTGGCGTTGGATGCACAATTAAGCAACAACTTAAAATCAGTTTATCTTGCTGCATCAAACTATAAGTCCGAGTCACATGtttagtaaaagaaaagaaaaagacatcaATGGATTGGATGTTCTAACTGTATCAGGCTGGGCTTTACGCCTAGGCCTAATCCAAATGGACGTGACCTTTAAAGTAAGACTTTAATTAAGACTGGACgtaataaaaacttaaaaatattggGCCATGGcttattaaaataaacatatttaacCAAAAGTCATGGGCCACCTTATCTGAAAGTCCTTCTCTGTGATAGTAGTCCATAAATGAACTTTGAAGCTAAGGGTTCTTCAACCACTCTCATTCCTGGTCAGGTTGTTAAATTCACAATCATCCTTTGTCATAAACAAGTGGAGACTCGTCAAACTTTTATATCAGACCAACGCTAATGTTTCTCAAAGCGAGTACAGCTTTTACTTAATAGGCCTGTAATACTTTCGTGTGCCTAAgcaattcatttaatttttttttttttttttttatgttcccCCAACCCCCCGCCCCCCCAACCCTtccttttaaagaaaaaaaaaagtattttaagtaCACGTTTGATTGATATAAGTCTTGTAATTTAACTAATTGacacattttaatatttttaaaagaaaattttagtattCAACTAATTGACAAttcttgaatttatttttgtgtgtatatatatatatatatatataatgagtgAGTTCTTAAAAAGTTGTATAGTAAAaaatgtattataaaaaaataagcttATTTAAACAGAATTTACTATGAATATCAATAAAAATACTCAAAACTTACTTTgattgaattataaaaagatTTGTTTCTTTGAATATGTGAATGTAGGgtgataaattatttttattttaaatttgtaccTAGAAAGGATGCGGAATCAATCAATCActaatgtatttttcttttttgaaaacatgtgttatTATAAAGGTTAACGCGGTTCTATTAAAAACCATAAATTCaccatattaaaataatttcaaacaaaattaaaacaaaaattatatttttttcgaaaattttgataatagaattttaatcgAAATAGAATAGTATTTGATGGAACACAAGTCCGTCAGTGAGTGAGCAGATGGAATCACTCGTGGAATGTGAAGATTTGCTCGACGAAGGACACCGGTGTGgcgcctgccacaaagtctccgatgccaaagttaggatcacaattaaacacaataaaggaatcaaagatagtttcagagtatttttgcatatatattcTTCTGTTGGTTGTATGAAAGTTTTATACCTGAAACTTTAAGGGCTAgccgttgaggctgttaatgcCTTCTTTTGTAACGCACCTGGtcagtaatgagacttttaagaggCTCTTCAACGGTCTGCTTGGTCGATTTGGTAACTGCTCGGATCattgattgactgcattgaataaCTCCCTGCCTTCGTCAATGATGATGGCTTTCTTCGTTGTTTCTGATTACCTCGTCATGGATGACTCTCCCGTCCATACTGTTATCTTCGTCAGTGGGATGTAGAGTCGTCATTCCCGTCAGTTGCCCCCCAAGTTCTGGGGTCGTCGGTGACCCGTCATGACGATCACAGAAGGTGAAAAGTTTTTCTTGTGACTCTTGGGGTTTTGTTCCGCTTTTAATGCTTAGTGGCGGCGCTACACGCAATCATGGCCACGTGGCGCTTGATGGTCTGTGGAATTAATGGCATGGcccttgggtttcccgctggTTTTTCAATCGTTTTTGGGCCCATATTTAAAACTtctccttttcaatttttcgTCTATTTCTCAGAGAGCAAAAACCAACCAATTTTTTAGTGATACTCTGAGCACTTTGAGACTTCTTTTCTTCTCCGATTTGCCTTACGCTGTGCTTCTGCCGTTCTGCCATTGgaggtatgtttttctttcctttttctttcttctttttcttcttttactgtaGCATAATTACTGATTTGCTATTCCCTTTCGTTTCTATTCTGGTGttggtttttgttcttcttttggGGGTTTCAGTTTCGTACTTTGTTTTTCTGCCTTTCGATTTCTGTATTGTCCATGGTTGATAGCTTGgaggttaggatagcttgcccgtcgatctccttcctttttgcgcatctaggggggtctttgggtacttacccttttttagaaaattttgtgtacgAGGGCAATAGTCTGAGCGTCGTTTTGAGTGAATTGTTGCCTTTGCTCCGTCAATCACTGAATTGGTTTGAGGGTTTAGGAGGGAGAGGATTaatgtctgaggttaggtctagtgacCTCGAGACTGGGCTATCGTCCAGTGGTGGCCCGGCTGAAGGAGATACAGCCGTCTCTGGTTCTCGAGAGGTTAGGGTTTTTTATGCCCTTAGGGAGATTTGTGGTCTGGATGACGAGACCGTGAATAGATTTaaggataggtttcaatttccGTCTAGGGTTCGTGTCCGTCGTCCTAGGGAAGAAGATAGGGCTTGTCACTTCTTTCCAGGCGAAATATGCTTTTACGAGTCAGCCTTCACCTGTGGGCTTAGGTTCCCCATCCACCCGTTCCTGATGGAACTTTTAGATCATTTTGGTATAGCCCCTGGACAGCTCATGCCAAACTCGTGGAGGATCGTCATCaactgtatgcaaatatggttggccTCTAACGGGGATATGATCAGGATAGGTGAGCTCACCTACCTGTATCGTTTGAAAGAGTCTAAGGAGTGGGGGTATTATGAATTAGTCCCTTGGGAGAGAAAGATTAGGATCGTCAAGGGATTGCCCTCGTCATTCAGGTATTGGAAGTcgcgctttttctttgtgtctggggACGACTTCGAGACCCAATCTAGCCGtgattggggtgatatcccgaggttgctccgtcggtggggaaccccgaccTTAGGTGCGTCAGTATTTCTCCCCGTTGTTTCAATCTTGCCAATTTTGAAGTTCTGGTCTTGCtgacttctttgtttcttcGTTTGGTGTAGTTAAGAGACGGCCTGGGCTGAAGAGACGATATAAGGAACGCATAGAGACCGCCATCGGGTACGCTGAGACGATTGAGAGCTGGGACGAACTGGTTGACCCCAGGTCTCTTGCATTTTACAACCTTGGTCCTGACCCATCTCCTTTCGTTCTTCGTCAGCTCGGCATTGAAGGCAAAAAGAGTAAGTTTCAACTTCGTCAATGCTGATTCTTCTTATGTATACTTAAGCAAATTTTTGACATGCTTTCTTCTTGCAGAGATGACGACAAAATTCAACAAGGACATGTATGCAAAGATGAGGTCAAAGAAGGACGAGCCCCTGTCCAGTCTGGGAAAGAAGACTGTGCGAGTCACCGGCAAGGGTCCTGCCTCCATCCCCCTCAGCATCGTTCCTTCCATAGCTTCTGAGACGACGAGGACTGCTTCCCCGACCGTTTCAATAGAAGAGCTTCCTACTCCCGGCTCCAAAAGGTCGCGCGTGTCTGgtaaagggaaggagaagacgGGTACCCGTTCATCCACCATATGGGATGACGAGTCTCTGGCCGTGGAAAGAGCTCACGAGGTTGTTACTTCATCGGACTTGAAGGCTCTCTCTGACCTATCCTTAAACGATGTGGCCTCTCGTCACGTCCACAAACTTGTCCAGGTGTGgggttcttctctctttatcatcattttttttttttttttttttttatagacgaCCTCATGATTCCCTTCCAGGTGCTGGGAGAAAGTCTCCATATCACTGCTGAGTACCTCACTCAAGGGGCCAAGGTGGCGTCTTTGGTAACCCGGATGGAGGCTTTGGAGAAGGAGAACTCCGACCTGAGGACGAACCTGATCACTTCCATGGACGAGGCAACGACGTTGAAGGAGAAGGTCAAGGTGTTGGAGGACGACCTCAGAGTTGAGCGCGGTTTGACTCTCGAGAAGGACGAGCAGCTTCAGGCAGCCAAGGAGAAACTGGTGACCATCACTGCTCGATCTGTGGAGGCTTTCCAGACTACTGACGAGTACAACACCGTGCTCTTCAGTTGgtattttaaaggttttgagCTTCTCCGGAGGTACATGATCAAGCATCCTTCTGGAGTCAACCTGGAGAGCCTGGATTTGGAGGAAGTGGACAAGGAGATGGCTCTGGAGGAGGCGGCTTCGTCTTCTGCTCCTGGTGATGATGCTCCCGATGATGCTCCCGAGCTTGTTGCTGACGTGCCGGCCAGTGAAGGCACAGCTGATGCTTGACTCTTTTTacttaggaaaaattttttgttttattgtggGTGCCCGTCTGgttttgggcctttctttttgtaaatctaattccaaaacaatttactttattttgaaaacaatgatattGGCCCAGTGTTTATGGGCTGGAATGAAGGGTACTTACTTTTCTCCTTGAGGTTCTGGCTGATTTACATCCGTCCGTACTTTTTGTGCTTTGTTAATTAGTTGTTGATTCAATGCACTGTGCTCTTTCGTCAACTGACTTCTGCCATTTGACTTATGCCCGTTCAGGCGGACTCCTGTCACTTGATCTTTTAACCTCATTATTAttgtcgtcagtaacttacatccgtcaaggcggaatcttgttagtcttttaaccatagtattatggtcgtcggtaacttacatccgtcaaggcggaatcttgttacttagtcttttgaccacagtattatggtcgtcggtaacttacatccgtcaaagcggaatcttgttacttattcttttaatcatagtattatggtcgtcggtaacttacatccgtcaaagcggaatcttgttacttagtcttttaaccgtagtattatggtcgtcggtaacttacatccgtcaaagcggaatcttgttacttagtcttttaaccgtagtattatggtcgtcggtaacttacatccgtcaaagcggaatcttgttacttagtcttttaaccatagtattatggtcgtcggtaacttacatccgtcaaggcggaatcttgttacttagtgatTTATAGGCCTCATGGTCAACCTGTACTGCCTGCGCAAAAACATTGAAGgagtaatatttttattaacttcagTAACGAGTGCATTCGTGTATTACATTTACTCATGGTAtttctttaaatgctcaatgttccaagGACGAGGGAGCTTTCGTCCATCCATAGTTTCCAGATGGTAACTCCCTTGCCTAGAGTAGTGAACGAcgcgatatggcccttcccatgtAGGGCCCAGCTTCCCTTGAGTAGGATCTTTAGTAGCTATAGTGACTTTGCGAAGGACGAGGTCCCCTATGGCCAGACGCCTGAGTTTGACCCTCTTATTGTAATATTCtgccattttcttttgatacttTGTCATTCTACTGGACGCATTGTCTCTTACTTCATCCAAGCAATCCAAGTTGAACCGCAACCCCTCGTCATTGAGTCCCTCTCTGAAAGCTCCTCGCCTGATGCTTGTTACTCCAACTTCTACTGGGATCACTGCTTCTGCGCCGtaggtaagcctgaagggtgtctctcctgtcggggttctggctgtagtcctgtatgcccataagACACTAGGCAGTTCTTCTGGCCAGGCACCTTTTGCTTCGTCCAGCTTGGTTTTGATTATCTTGAGCAACGTCCTGTTTgttacttccgtctgtccatTTGCCTGGGGGTGTCCCGGGGAtgagaactgattcttgatcccGAGGTCCGAGCAGAACTCTCTGAAGCCTTGGTTGTCGAACTGCTTCCCATTATCAGATATGATCGTCAAAgggatcccgaacctgcagattatgtttttccacacgaaGCTCCGGATCCGAGCCTCAGTGATGGTTGCTAGGGCCTCtacttcaacccattttgtgaaataatcaatagcaactagaaggaattttacctgacctttaccttggggcagAGGACCGACGATGTCGATTCCCCATTGCGCGAATGGCCATGGGGAGGATATGGTCGTCATCTTCTCTGCTGGAAGCCGTTGTACATTCCCGTACCGCTGGCATCTGTCGCATCTTCTGACGAGGTCAGCGGCATCcccctgcatggttggccaaaagtaCCCCGCTCTTATTACCTTGTTTACTAGGGATCTGGGGCCGGCATAGTCGCCACAGACTCCTCCGTGTACTTCTTCTAGGATGTATTTGGCCTCATCCTCGTCGACGCACTTTAGGTAaggcatagagaagcctctcttgtacaatACGTCATTTAGGATCGTGAACCTGGCCGCTCTCTTTTTGACCTTTCTGGCTTCGTCAGTATTCTGAGGTAAGTGTCCGTCTCGGAGGAAGGATATTAAGGGCGTCATCCAAGTGTTTGTGCTCTGGGTGGTGAGTACTGCCACCTCTTCAATACTTGGGTATTTCTGAATTTCTATTGCCACGTCTGTGCTCGTCATTCCTGCTTCTGACGACGCTAGCTTCGACACTTCGTCAGCTTCTATATTCTGGTTTCTTGGTATCTGGACGAAATCCACTGTGTCGAACTCCTGAGTTAGTTGCCTCGTTAGTTtaaggtatttctgcatcctttcttcctttgcctCGTACTCTCCACTGATCTGTCCGATTACTAGCTTTGAATCACTCTGGACCAGCAAACTTTTGGCACCAAGAGCTTTTCCAAGCCTCAAGcccgtcaatattccttcatattcggcttcgttattgGTGGCTGGGAATTCCAGTTGAACTCCATATTTCATCACTTCTCCGTCGGGGGTAgttatgacgacccctactccccccctcttttgggctgacgaaccatTCGTCTGTATTGTCCATTTATCAACTTCGTCTGTAGTTTCGTTCTCGTCTGGAAGAGTGAATTCAGCGATGAAGTCAGCCAGAGCTTGTGCCTTGATAGCTGCTCTCGGATGGTATTCGATGTCAAATTGGCTGAGTTCGATTGCCCATTAGACCATTCTCCCTGCTGCTTCCggtttgttcattgatttcttaaTTGGCTGATCCATCATCACGAGGATAGGATTTGACTGGAAATACGGCCTGAGTTTGCGCGAGGCTACTATAAGCGCGAACGCAATCTTTTCGATCCTTGGGTACCTGAACTCAGCTCCTTGAAAGGCTTGACTGACGTAGTACACTGGGAGTtgcttcttgccttcttctctaatcaaggctGCGCTTACTGCCGAGGCTGACACCGCCAAGTACAAGTATAGGTTCTCCCCTCCTTTGGACGGGCTCAGGAGAGGCGGACTGCTCAGGTATCGCTTCAGCTCTTGGAACGCTGCTTCGCATTCATCAGTCCAAGCAAAAGCCTGCTTGAGGGTTTTGAAAAAGGGCAGGCATTTGTCTGTGGCCCTAGAGACGAACCTATTTAGAGCTGCTATCCTGCCTGTAAGTTTTTGTACATCCTTGACGGTCTTGGGTGGGGCCATGTCAATGATAGCTTGTACTTTTTCTAGATtggcttctattcctctctgggacaccatgaatcccaagaattttcccgaggctaccccaaaaacacatttgtttggattcaacttcatctggTGTTTTCTCAGTGTTGCGAAAGTCTCCTCCAGGTCGTCCAGATGAGCgagctcttccttactcttgacgagcatatcgtctaCGTATACCTCCATGTTTCTGCCAATTTGTTGgttgaacattttgtttaccATCCTCTGATATATAGCTCCagcatttttcaacccaaaaggcatcaccttgtaacaatagagtccctggctggtgatgaaggcggtcttctcctggtcttcttcagccatctttatctggttgtaccctgagaaggcgtccatgaatgTCAATAACTTGTGTCCAGCGGTAGAGTCCACGAGCTGGTCTATccttggtagagggaagctgtcctttgggcatgctttattcaggtcggtgaagtctacacacattctccactttccatttggTTTCTTTACCAGGACGACGTTGGCGAG
This region includes:
- the LOC126709512 gene encoding universal stress protein A-like protein isoform X2, which encodes MEGTYMKNTESKIVVAVDESKESMHALSWCLSNLVSHNSRNTLVLLYVKPPPPVYTSFDAAGYVFSSDIISALEKYGSDLVNSVMTRAESVIRSNGTNINVEKITGSGEAKDVICSIVNKLGADTLVMGSHGYGFFKRALLGSVSDYCAKHVKCPVVIVKHTDDK
- the LOC126708297 gene encoding uncharacterized protein LOC126708297; its protein translation is MSEVRSSDLETGLSSSGGPAEGDTAVSGSREVRVFYALREICGLDDETVNRFKDRFQFPSRVRVRRPREEDRACHFFPGEICFYESAFTCGLRFPIHPFLMELLDHFGIAPGQLMPNSWRIVINCMQIWLASNGDMIRIGELTYLYRLKESKEWGYYELVPWERKIRIVKGLPSSFRYWKSRFFFVSGDDFETQSSRDWGDIPRLLRRWGTPTLVKRRPGLKRRYKERIETAIGYAETIESWDELVDPRSLAFYNLGPDPSPFVLRQLGIEGKKKMTTKFNKDMYAKMRSKKDEPLSSLGKKTVRVTGKGPASIPLSIVPSIASETTRTASPTVSIEELPTPGSKRSRVSGKGKEKTGTRSSTIWDDESLAVERAHEVVTSSDLKALSDLSLNDVASRHVHKLVQVWGSSLFIIIFFFFFFL
- the LOC126709512 gene encoding universal stress protein PHOS32 isoform X1, coding for MEGTYMKNTESKIVVAVDESKESMHALSWCLSNLVSHNSRNTLVLLYVKPPPPVYTSFDAAGYVFSSDIISALEKYGSDLVNSVMTRAESVIRSNGTNINVEKITGSGEAKDVICSIVNKLGADTLVMGSHGYGFFKSRALLGSVSDYCAKHVKCPVVIVKHTDDK